The following are encoded in a window of Rosa chinensis cultivar Old Blush chromosome 4, RchiOBHm-V2, whole genome shotgun sequence genomic DNA:
- the LOC112200100 gene encoding protein SRC2 — protein sequence MEQRTLELELVSAKDLKDVNLISKMDVYAVVSLDGDAYYGKQKTKTKVVRACGTNPSFNFPMRFTVDDTLTQQNRLSLQVKLVCERSLGDKDIGVVYVPVKELFDSADPKNMKFISYQVRRPSGKPKGELSFSYKFGEKVAAPVPEVAKKGEPVTAYPVGGPSAPAYGAYPLQATSSSGSGYPPPQPGYGYPPPPPAGAGYPEAPPPGYGYPPQQPGYAYPPQQPGYGYPPPPPGYGYPPVQQVQQPEKKKSKFGMGLGAGLLGGALGGLLIGDMISDGGGGCGGGGCGGGGCGGF from the coding sequence ATGGAGCAAAGGACTCTGGAGCTGGAGCTGGTCTCCGCCAAGGACCTGAAGGACGTGAACCTCATCTCCAAGATGGACGTCTACGCCGTCGTCTCCCTCGACGGCGACGCCTACTACGGCAAGCAGAAGACCAAGACCAAAGTCGTCCGCGCCTGCGGCACCAACCCCTCCTTCAACTTCCCCATGAGGTTCACCGTCGACGACACTCTCACCCAACAGAACCGCCTCTCCCTCCAAGTCAAGCTCGTCTGCGAGCGCAGCCTCGGCGACAAGGACATCGGCGTCGTTTACGTCCCCGTCAAGGAGCTCTTCGACTCCGCCGACCCCAAGAACATGAAGTTCATATCGTACCAGGTCAGACGACCCTCCGGGAAGCCCAAGGGCGAGCTCAGCTTTTCTTATAAATTTGGGGAGAAGGTCGCCGCGCCGGTGCCGGAGGTGGCCAAGAAGGGGGAGCCGGTGACGGCTTATCCGGTTGGAGGACCGTCCGCGCCGGCGTACGGGGCGTACCCTCTTCAGGCAACGAGTTCGTCCGGGTCGGGTTACCCGCCGCCTCAACCCGGGTATGGCtacccgccgccgccgccagcTGGGGCTGGATATCCGGAAGCGCCTCCACCGGGTTACGGGTACCCACCGCAGCAACCGGGCTACGCTTACCCGCCTCAGCAGCCCGGGTACGGATACCCACCGCCGCCGCCGGGTTACGGGTACCCGCCGGTGCAACAAGTGCAGCAAccggaaaagaagaagagcaagTTTGGAATGGGATTGGGCGCTGGGTTGCTAGGAGGTGCCCTTGGTGGGTTGTTGATTGGAGATATGATTTCCGATGGAGGCGGTGGATGCGGTGGCGGCGGCTGCGGCGGCGGCGGTTGCGGTGGTTTTTGA